GCTCCAGTAGCTGCGGCAGGAAGTCCGCCGCCAGCCCTTCCGGCAGGCTGCCGCTGATGACCAGGTAGTCCGCCAGGGGCGCCCTGTCCAGGGCCGACAGCACCGCGGCCTGCTCCTGGGCGGAAAGGGGACTGCCGGGAAGCACGAACCGGTACTGCTGGCCGTCGGCCTGGTTGGTCAGGTTGATGCACTCGCGGGTCCAACTGGCCGTGGGGACCGCCTGGCGGGGAACGCCCTCGGCATCGAGCAGGTCGAGCAGGTGCGCGCCGGTGGAGCCCCCGACGGGAAAGAGCGCCAACGCCTCGCCGCCGAGCCGTCGGATCGCCCGCGCCACATTGATCCCACCCCCTCCAGGCGCGTACACCGGCGGGCTGCAGCGCAGCTTGTCATGGGGGCTCAGGCGAGGAACCGCCGTGGCCATGTCCAGGGCGGGATTCAGGGTAAGGGTCAGGATGCGCTGGGCGGCCATGGCGGATACTTCCAGACGGTGAGGTCTGGTTTCAGCCTAGGCGATGCCCGGGAGCGCGCGAGCGCCGCCGGCCCAAGGCATAATCCCGTCTTTGCCCTCCAGGAGCCCCCCATGCTGCTCGATTTCTCCCAGCTGGCACCGCTGGACGCCTACCGTTGGCTGGCCAATACCGTGACGCCCCGTCCCATCGCCTGGGTCTCCACCCTGTCGAAGGATGGCGTCAGCAACCTCGCGCCCTTCAGTTTCTTCCAGGTGATCAGCGACAACCCGGCCACCTTGCTGGTGAATATCAACACCCGCGCCGATGGCCAGCTCAAGGACACGCTGCGCAACCTCCGCGACACCGGCGAGCTGGTGATCCAGCTGGTGTCCTTCGCCCAGGCCGAAGCGATGAACGCCAGCGCGGCCGGCCTGCCCCATGGCGTCAGCGAGTTCGAGCACTGCGGTATCGCCACCCAGTCGTCGCTGCGGGTCCGGCCGCCGAGGGTGGCCGGAGCGCCGGTGGCCTTCGAGTGCCGGGTGGCGGAAGTGCAGCCCTATCCGCGCGCCAACCCCAACAGCCACCTGGTCTTCGCCGAGGTGCTGCTGGCCCATGTGGATGATGCGGTGGTCAACGAGGCGGGCCGGGTGGACCCCCATCGCCTGGACCTGGTGGGGCGCCTGGGTGGCAGTGCCTACACTCGTACCCTCGACACCTTCAACATGACGCGTCCGGCCTGAGCCTCCGGCGATCAGCGGCTCGCGCTGCGCGCGAGCTGCTGGCGCAGCCATTTGTCCATCTCGACGATGGCGCAGGTGGCCACCGCCGTGCCCAGGCACCAGGCCCAGCCCAGGCCGTCGAGGCCCTGGGTGCCGAACAGGGCCTGGAACGCCGGTACGTAGGTGAAGGCGAGTTGCAGCAGCACCATCAGGCCCACCATGCCCCACACCATGGGGTTGTCCCAGAGGCCGAAGCGCGCCGGGCCGCTCAGGCGCCGGCTGCTGAACAGGTAGCCGATCTCGCCGAACACCAGGGCGTTCACCGCCAGGGTCCGGCCGGCCTCCAGGGTCCAGCCCAGTTGCTGGGTATGGATGAACAGGCCGAGGCTGGCGACGGTCAGCAGCACCGACACCAGCAGGATCTTCCACAGCAGCTCGCCGGATAGCAGCGGGGCCCTGGGGTCGCGGGGCGGACGGTCCATCAGGTCGTCCTCGGCGGGCTCGAAGGCGAGCGCCAGGGCCAGGGTGACGGCGGTGATCATGTTCACCCAGAGGATCTGCAGGGGCGTGATGGGCAGGGTCAGGCCCATCAGGATGGCGGTGAGCAGGACGATGGCCTGGGCGCCGTTGGTGGGCAGGATGAAGAGGATGGATTTCTTCAGGTTGTCGTAGACGGTCCGGCCTTCCTCCACCGCGTGGGCGATGGTGGCGAAGTTGTCATCGGCCAGGACCATCTGCGCCGCCTCCTTGGCCGCCTCGGTGCCCTTGATGCCCATGGCCACGCCGATGTCGGCGCGTTTCAGGGCGGGTGAGTCGTTGACCCCGTCGCCGGTCATGGCCACGCGCTCGCCGATGGCCTGGAGGCGTTCCACCAGGCGCAGCTTGTGGCTGGGGCTGGTGCGGGCGAAGACGCTGGTTTCCCGGAGCAGGGCATCCAGCTCGGCGTCGCTGAGGTCATCCAGGTCGGCGCCGGTCAGGGGCGTGCCGGCCGGCAGGCCGAGGCGTTCGGCGATGGCGGCGGCGGTGGCGGCGTGGTCGCCGGTGATCATCTTCACCTCGATGCCGGCGCTGTGGCATTCGGCGATGGCGCGGATGGCTTCCTCCCGGGGCGGATCGATCATGCCCACCAGGCCCAGCAGCGCGAAGCCGCTTTCCAGGTCGCCGTGGTCCAGTTCCCGCTGGCCGCCGCCGACGTTGCGGCGGGCGAGGCCGATCATGCGCAGGCCGGCGGCGGCCCCTTCCTCCAGGACTTCATCCCAGATGCGCGGGTCCAGCGGCTCGGCGGCGTCATCCCGCCATTGCCGGTCGCACACTTCCAGCAGGCGCTCCGGTGCCCCGACGAGGTAGATCACCCCCTCGCCACGCTCGTCCCGGTGCAGGCTGGCCAGGTAGCGGCGCTCGGAGCTGAAGGGGATGGCATCCATCCTCGGGCGGCGTTCGGACTCGTCGTCCGAATCCAGTTGCAGCTTGCCCGCCAGGGTCAGCAGGGCGGCTTCCGTGGGGTCGCCGGTGATGCACCACTGGTCGTTCACCGCGCAGAGGCTGGCGCTGTTGGCCAGGAGGCCCGCGCGGGCCAGTTCGTGGAGGTCGTGGGCGAGGTCGGCGTCGGGGCTCACGTCGCCCTCGGGCGCATAGCCGACGCCGCTGACGTCGAAACGCCGTGCGGCCGTGTAGACACGCTGCACCGTCATTTCATTGCGGGTGAGGGTGCCGGTCTTGTCGGAACAGACCACGGTCACCGCGCCCAGGCTTTCCACGGCCGGAAGCCGGCGGATGATCGCCTGGCGCCGGGCCATGCGTTGCACGCCCAGGGCGAGGATGATGGTCAGCACGGCCGGCAGTCCCTCGGGAATGGCCGCCACGGCGAGGCCCACGGCGGCCATCAGCATCTCGTCCGCGCCATAGCCCCGCAGCAGGACGCCGAAGGCGAAGGTGGCCGCCGCCAGGGCGAGGATGATCAGCGTCAGTTGCCGGGCGAAGCGCGCCATGTCGGCCAGCAGCGGGGTCTGCAACTGTTCCACCGAACCCAGCAGGTGGCTGATGCGGCCCAGTTCAGTGTCCCCGGCGGTGGCCACCACCAGGCCGAGGCCGCTTCCGGCGCTTACCAGGGTGCCGGAGTAGGCCATGCTGTGGCGGTCGCCCAGGCTGGCGTGCTCCGCCACGGGCTGGCTGGTCTTGTCGGTGGGGACGGACTCGCCGGTGAGGGCGGCTTCCTCGATGCGCAGGTCGCGGGTTTCCAGCAGGCGCAGGTCGGCGGGTACCCGGTCGCCGGCCTCCAGCAGGACCAGGTCGCCGGGGACCAGGTCCTCCGCCGGCACCTGGCGCACCTCGCCACCTCGTTTCACCCGGCTGTCCAGGGTCAGCAGCTTCTGGATGGCGCGCATGGCCGATTCGGCCTTGCCTTCCTGGATGAAGCCCACCACGGCATTGATCAGCACCACGCCGAAGATCACCGCGCTGTCCAGCCATTCTCCCAGAGCCAGTGTGACCAGGGTGGACGCCAGCAGGACATAGATCAGCAGGTTGTGGAACTGCAGCAGGAAACGCTTGAAGGGGCCCACGCCGGCTCGTTCCGGCAGGCGATTGGGGCCGTGGCTGGCGAGGCGGCGCTCGGCCTCCGCGGACTCCAGCCCGAGGGGTGTGCTGTCCAGCGCGTGCAGGCTGGCTTCGGCGCTCCGGGCGTGCCAGTGCGGCGGGGTGGGATGGGTCATGGCGGCCTCCTTGGCGAATCTGTTGCTTAGCCTAGATCTGTCAGTTCCATGGCGTATTGGCGTAGGTCATTTCTGAAGAACTTGCTTAGCCCGCTTGGAAAACGATCCAGAAGCGACCTTCATTTAGTCAAAAACAGCATGGCGCCCGAGGTTGGCAGGAATGTGGCTTGTCGCCACTATCCCGCAGCTCCTAAGGTCGGCCGATAAAGGAAGCGGATAGCGTTTCGCGTCCATGCAGTCGTCGCC
This genomic window from Pseudomonas furukawaii contains:
- a CDS encoding flavin reductase family protein; amino-acid sequence: MLLDFSQLAPLDAYRWLANTVTPRPIAWVSTLSKDGVSNLAPFSFFQVISDNPATLLVNINTRADGQLKDTLRNLRDTGELVIQLVSFAQAEAMNASAAGLPHGVSEFEHCGIATQSSLRVRPPRVAGAPVAFECRVAEVQPYPRANPNSHLVFAEVLLAHVDDAVVNEAGRVDPHRLDLVGRLGGSAYTRTLDTFNMTRPA
- a CDS encoding cation-transporting P-type ATPase; translated protein: MTHPTPPHWHARSAEASLHALDSTPLGLESAEAERRLASHGPNRLPERAGVGPFKRFLLQFHNLLIYVLLASTLVTLALGEWLDSAVIFGVVLINAVVGFIQEGKAESAMRAIQKLLTLDSRVKRGGEVRQVPAEDLVPGDLVLLEAGDRVPADLRLLETRDLRIEEAALTGESVPTDKTSQPVAEHASLGDRHSMAYSGTLVSAGSGLGLVVATAGDTELGRISHLLGSVEQLQTPLLADMARFARQLTLIILALAAATFAFGVLLRGYGADEMLMAAVGLAVAAIPEGLPAVLTIILALGVQRMARRQAIIRRLPAVESLGAVTVVCSDKTGTLTRNEMTVQRVYTAARRFDVSGVGYAPEGDVSPDADLAHDLHELARAGLLANSASLCAVNDQWCITGDPTEAALLTLAGKLQLDSDDESERRPRMDAIPFSSERRYLASLHRDERGEGVIYLVGAPERLLEVCDRQWRDDAAEPLDPRIWDEVLEEGAAAGLRMIGLARRNVGGGQRELDHGDLESGFALLGLVGMIDPPREEAIRAIAECHSAGIEVKMITGDHAATAAAIAERLGLPAGTPLTGADLDDLSDAELDALLRETSVFARTSPSHKLRLVERLQAIGERVAMTGDGVNDSPALKRADIGVAMGIKGTEAAKEAAQMVLADDNFATIAHAVEEGRTVYDNLKKSILFILPTNGAQAIVLLTAILMGLTLPITPLQILWVNMITAVTLALALAFEPAEDDLMDRPPRDPRAPLLSGELLWKILLVSVLLTVASLGLFIHTQQLGWTLEAGRTLAVNALVFGEIGYLFSSRRLSGPARFGLWDNPMVWGMVGLMVLLQLAFTYVPAFQALFGTQGLDGLGWAWCLGTAVATCAIVEMDKWLRQQLARSASR